The nucleotide window ATCCAGACCCGAGCGCGTCAGTGCCCATCGACTGGGCTGAATTCGTGACGCTCGCCGTCGCGGGCGCGGCGGCCAACGTGGGCAGCGCCGAAGAAGCGCTCGCCGGCAGACCAGGATCGTGGGAGGCCGACCGGGTTCGGCAAATGCTGCAGGCCACAGCATTCGACGACAAAGACCTGCTGAGGCACCGCACCGAACCGGTGGCCATCGATTTGTGGGTAGAGAGCATTCTGATCTATCTCAACGACAGCAGCGACGACGACTACAGCGACGCGATCACGGAAGTGGATAGCCGAACCAACCAGGTGCCCCTACCGACCGACCTACCACCTGGTCCCTTCTCTCCCGACGACCCACGTATCGCCTCCGTGAAGTGGATCAACGTGGACGACAACGGTTACCTGGCCATCGACTACCGTGGCTGGACCGGCGACCCCACCGACGAGGCTCTGCTGACTGAGCTCGCCGCAGAGGCCAACCGCCGCGACCTCACCAGCGGCGAAATCGCATATGAGCAAGCAATGCAAGACATCTCAGCGATGATCGACGCGCTCGAAGAACAGCAACGCCGCGAGTACGCCGAGTATGCCGGGCGACTGACCGAAGCTATTGAAGTGCAGCTAGCTGCCTTAGAGCTCGCGGTACCCGTCAAAATCACCATCAACCGCGCCCCCAGGGAAGCTGTGTCAGGTGATCTCGACAAGCACGCCCCGCCGCAAGACCCTCGAACGCCTATCGAAGGAGCGATCGAAAAAGCACTTACCACCACGCCTACCCCGGCAAGTCTGCCGGGCACCCCCCTCGATCGCCTCACCTGGGCGCAGCACCAGGGGAAACTGGGCTCCTGAGGGAACTCGCGTACGTCATACGATTGAGTCCCAGGAGCTACGAATTATGAGAGGCATCTTGGACTCCACTTTGCTCATTACTGAGCATCGCGTGCAATCCGCACAGTCGGTGGTATATCTCGTCGAAGGTGAGTACATCTACGCCAAGAAGCCGTGTGCGATACCGGGCGAAGGACTCTCGTTGTTCTTCTTCGGCGAGGGAATCGAGTTTGCCGATTATGACTGCTCCACGAACGTTTGTGGTATCAACCGACTCTAAATCGGGCGAATGCTTGACTATTTCTGGAAAATCTGTGATGACGGACTCTAGTTGCGCTTGAATTTGCGCAACAGCACCTGAAAGCTCTTTATGCGGAAGATATACTTCACCGCCGCCCGTACCACGATATATGGGCCCGATGAGTTTAGTGCCAGGGGTTTTGATCTCGACCGCAACGACACTCCTCGCAACCGTGTTGACGAGGACGAAATCTGCGATTCGACCTCCTCCGCCACCCGCGTTCGTTACTCGTACATGAGCTTGGTCCTTATACAGGGCAACCGGTGCGGCGAACAGCTGTTGTAGAGCAAAGGTGTTGGTTTTGAAGAACTTTTGCCACCACGACTCGCTACCTGCCGCCTTGCCTTCCAGCCCACCACGGAACTGTTCGATCAGGACTTCGAGGGTCACTAGATCAATGTCTTGACGCAGCCTCCCGAAGGCCGGCGGATCCTCCCGAGCCACTGTCCGCGACTCCGCTGACATGCGCCCGACGAGAGCCGCCCGGTCGTCAGTATCGAGTGGGACATCGTCGGTGAGCGCACGGGTAATCGCTTGAATTGTCGGATGCCTGCCGAGTGTGGGTGCCACGCGGGCTTTACCCAGCGTACCGGCTATCGAGTTGAAAGACTCCGTCTCGATTATGCGGGTGGCGACAACTCGCGCTCGGCGGATAGTGAGGTCCACGGTGTGCTTATATTCAGCGAATCGATCAAGTCCAAGGCAAAAAACGTTGCCATTCGACCCCTCGCAATCGGACGCACCGAATCGGACAACATCACACTCTGTGTGGTCCTCGATTGCATAAATGATGCCGCGATATTGTCGGGGGAAACCTAGCCCGTACTGGAAAATCTTCCCAAAGCCATCCGGTAGGCCAACGAGTTCCGCTTCCCCTCGGTACACGTTTTCGCTGACCGGATCATAGGGCTCCCAGGCCCACACCCCGGTGTCGATCTGGACCTCGCTGACTTGCTGGAATTGCTGACCCTCGTTACCCAAGAAGAACGTCTTTGGGAAGATGCGCAGCATCTCAGCAGTGGGATCGAACCTCACCATCTCAATGCCGCCCTTGGACTTTGAGGTGTGATTTGCCGGCCACCACGTCAGCACCAAGACCTCGTCTTCATGGTGTGCGACAACCCGTCCCGCCCCATCGTCGTGTTCCCACTCGGCCCGCATGACCCCATTCTGTGCCCTGTCCTGCGATTCTCCGGGGACTTGCCATACGCGAGTCTGTAGCCCATCCGCATTCGGTTGTTCGGTTTGATGGATTTGAATTGTTGGCCATTCCCGCCGGAGCCAAATCGCGACGTAGCACTTGTGCTACCCTTGTGTGGTGAACACCGTAGGCCTGCGTGAACTACGCCAGGACGCATCCGACCTCGTGCGCCGCGTGGAAGAGGGCGAGGAAATCACCATCACCGTGGCGGGCAGACCAGCGGCCCGGCTGGTAACGGCCAGGCCACGAGCCTGGCGCCAATGGGCCGATATCACGGATCTGTTTGCTGGGCCGGCGGACTCTACGTGGGAGTCCGACCGTGACCGCATCGCTCAGGACGTGCGTGACCCTTGGGCGTCCGCGTGAGGGCGGTGCTCGATACGAGCGTGGTGATCGCCACCGACGTCGGCCCGATCGACGGCGAGCTCGCAATCAGCTGCGTGACCCTGGCTGAGCTGCATTTCGGGGTTCTCGTGGCCAAGAACCTCGATGACCGGGCCGAGCGCCTCCGCCGACTCCTGCTGCTGCAACGCACATTTGACGCACTCCCGCTCGATGAAGCGGTAGCCGCCAGCTACGGCCAGATCGCGGCTGCCGTAGTCGACGCGGGACGCCGACCCCGTGCCCGGTCGATGGATTTACTCATCGCGGCCACCGCACACGCGCACTCGGCCACGCTCTACACGCGCAATATCGACGACTTCGCAGGACTCGGAAACCTGATCGAGGTCCGTGAAGTGTGACCGCCGCCCGCATCGCCGTCACCATCAGGGAGGACGCCCCGTGAGCACTGTGTATTACAACGAAGAAGCCTTTTTCGACGCTTGGCGCAAAGGCGTACGGATCGCCGGGCCGCTCTATTTCGGCGACGGCCACGCGGCGAACGTCGAGACAGCCAAGAGCAAGTACGACCTGGCGCCGGACTACGACGCCGTCGTGAGCGCCCTAGGTGTAACTCCCAGACAGGTTGTGAACGGCGTGGTGAGCGGAAGTAGGTGAGGACCTCCGGTATCGGTGTGGTTACCAAACACGCACATCCGATTACCGAGAGGTCCTCATGGTCCACGCTAATGCTTCGTTGACTCCTCGTGGGCGGTTGCGGCTTGCGCAGGCGGTTGTTGATCAGGGCTGGAGTTTGCGGCGCGCGGCTGAGCGGTTCCAATGTTCGGTGGCCACAGCCAAGAAATGGGCCGACCGTTATCGCGACGGTGGCGAAGCAGCGATGGTAGACCGGCCCAGCCGGCCGCATCGCAGTCCGTTGCGGTTGCCGAAACGACGTGAGCGGCGCATCGTCAACCTGCGCTTCACCCGGCGCTGGGGCCCACATGGGGTCCCGGTAGTAATGGCGCAAAAAACAACGAGGTTCGCGTAGCGCCTGGTCGGCGGTGATTTCTCGGTTCGGGCTGCGGGCCGGGGTGGTTGGTGCTTGGCTTGGCTGCCGATGAGGTTGGTCGGCGTTTTGGAGGCTGGGGTTCGTGGCGACGCGGGTATTCGCGGACGAGGAGTTGCAGCGCCTGCGGGAGTTCCCGGAGATCAGTCGTGAGGAGTTGTTCCGGTACTTCACGCTGACCCCGGCGGATCTGGCGTTCGTTGCTCCGCAGGGCAGGGGCCCTGCGGTCCGTCTGGGCCTGGCGGTGGCGTTGTGCACCTTGCCGTGGCTGGGGTTCGTGCCGGACAAGGTGTCGTCGGCGCCGCCGGTGGCGGTGGCCCGGTTGGCGGATCAGCTGAATGTCGATGCGGTGCAGCTTCGTTCGTATGGCAAGCGGGCGCAGACGCGGACCGAGCATGTGCGGCTGGTGGCCCAGTATCTGGGGTGGCGGCCTGCCGGGTCGATGGAGTTGAAGGAGCTGGATGAGTTCCTTCTGGCGCGGGCGATGGAGCACGATTCGCCGACGCTGTTGTTCCGGCTGGCGTGTGAGTACCTGATCTCGGCGCGGGTGATCCGGCCGGGCCCGGACACGGTGGTCCGCCGGGTCGCGCATGCTCGCACGCAGGCGCAGCGGGAGACCTATGACCGGTTGGCGCGCGAGTTCACGCCGCAGCGGTGTAAGGAACTGGATGCGTTGCTGGTCGCCGACCCGTCTATCGGGATGTCGCGGTTGCGGTGGTTGTCGACCGGCCCGGTGGAGGCGTCGGCGACCGCGGTGAAGGCCGAGGTCGAGAAGCTGGTGTTCCTGCGCAACCTGGGCGCGGATGAGCTGGATATGTCGGTGCTGCCGGCGGAGCGGCGGCGGTTCCTGGCGACTGTGGGCCGACGCTTGACGGGCCAAGCCTTGGAACGCCGGGATCCGCAACGCCGCTACCCGATCCTGCTCACGGTGTTGGCTCAGTCGGCCACCGATGTGCTCGACGAGGTGGTGCAGCTGTTCGATCAGGCGATCTCGGCCAGGTTGAGCAAAGCCGAACGCCGGATGCGCGACGAGCTCGCCGAGCGCGGTAAGGCCGGAGAGGATCGGCAGGGGTTGCTCGACGACTTGCTGGCCATCATCACCGACACGCAGATCCCTGACGAGGAGATCGGCGGCCTGATCCGGGGCGATCGGATCGGATGGGAGCGGTTGCGGGCCGCGGTCGCGCAGGCCAAACCTCGGCTGCCGCGCGATCACGGGCACCTGGCCGCTCTGGACAGCTCGTACTCCTATCTGCGGCAGTTCACCCCGCAGGTGCTGTCGACAGTCCGGTTCGCCGGCGGCACCGCGGCGATCGAGCTGCTGATCGGGGTGCACATGCTGCGGGAGCTGAATGCGACCGGTACCCGCAAGGTGCCCGACGACGCGCCGACGGGGTTCGTGCCGACGAAGTGGCGCGGCTACCTCGACGAGGCCCGCAAAGCCGGCAACACCACCGCCTATCGGCACTACTGGGAGCTGTGCGTGCTGCTGGGGCTGCGGGACGGGTTGCGCAGCGGCGACGTGTTCGTGCCGGGGTCGCGCCGCTACGCCGACCCGGCCGCTTACCTGCTGACCCCGCAGGCGTGGGAGCCGCAGCGTGACGAGTTCTGCCGCCTGGTCGGCAAGTCCGCTGATCCGGCCCGCGCCCTGGCGACCGCCACCGACGAGCTGCACGACGCTATGAGCGAGTTGGAGAAGGTGCTCGCCGACGGCGACGGCCCGGTCCGTCTCGATGAGGCCGGTGACCTGGTGGTCTCGCCGCTGTCGGCAGAAGACGTTCCGGCCGAAGCGGTGGCGTTGAAGCAGGAGTTGACGGAGATGCTGCCGTTCGCGCCGATCGTGTCGCTGTTGATCGAGCTGGACAAACGCACCGGCTACCTGGACTGCTTCACCCACGCCGGCGGTAAGCAGTCCCGCACCCCGGAGTTGAAGCGCAACCTCATCGCGGTGCTGCTGGCCTACTCCACCAACCTGGGTCTCACCCGTATGGCGGAGGCCTCCGGCATCTCCTACGACATCCTGGCCTGGACTTCGGAGTGGTATGTGCGGGAGGAGACGCTGCGGGCGGCGAACCTGACGATCATCGACTACCACCAACGCCTGCCGCTGACCCCGATCTTCGGGGCCGGCACCCTGTCCTCCAGTGATGGGCAGCGGTTCCCGACCCGTGGCAAATCGGTCACTGCCAGAGCGTTGAGCCGCTATTTCGCGAACGAAGGACTGAGCACGTATACCCATGTCACCGATCAGCACGCCACCTACGGCACGAAGGTCATCGTCGCGACGAGACGTGAAGCTCACTACGTGCTGGACGAAATCCTCGGCAATGCAACGGATCTGCCGATCACCGAGCATGCGACCGACACGCACGGCGTCACCCTGGTGAACTTCGGGCTGTTCGACCTGCTCGGGTTGCAGCTCTCGCCCCGCATCCGGGACCTGGGCCGGATCACCCTGTACCGGGCGGCGCCGCGAGCCCAGGTCGAGTCCGCGTTCCCGCACGCGGGCCCGCTTTTGACCCGGCGGTGCAATCTCGATCTGATCGCCGAGCACTACGACGACCTGCTCCGGCTGGCCGGGTCGCTGAAGTTCGGGCACGCCACCGCGTCGCTGCTGGTCGGCAAGCTGTCGGCGTCGGGCCGGCAGAACGCCCTCGCGGCGGCGCTCAAGGAGTACGGGGCGCTGCGGCGCACGATCTACGCCGCCCGGTATCTGTCCGACCCGGGCTATCGACGCAAGATCTCCCGCCAGCTCAACAAGGGCGAATCCCTGCACGCGCTCCGCCGCGACCTGCTCTACGCGCATGAAGGAACCGTGCGCGCGAGGCACCTGGAGGGACAGACCGAACAGGCATGGTGCCTCACGTTGGCGACCAACGCCGTCATCGCCTGGACCACGGAGTATTACGGTCTGGCGACCGAACAGATGCGGCGGGCCGGGCGGCGCATCGATGACGAGGTGCTGGCGCACATTTCTCCGGCGCACAGCGAGAACATCAACTTCTTCGGCGCCATCGAGGTCGACATCGACGCCGAACTGGCCCAGCTCGGCCCCACCGGGTACCGGCCGCTGCGGGTCCGCGACACCCTCTTCTGACCGCCGGCTACCACCTTCCGGGAGAGGGTGCTGGGGCGTAGCTGGGCACATCGGTGGCCTGGGTTGGGTCAGCGACAGCGTGGTGGTTCGGTGGCGGTGAGGACGCGGTCGCTGATCGGGCGCAGCTGGGCGTAGGCGTCGGCGACGGGCAGCACGAGCCCGGTGGGGTGCCGGCTCTGCCAGTCGGCGGCCGCCACGGCGGTGGCGAAGTAGCGGCCGGGGTTGCAGGTGGTGGCGCGGACCCGGGTCGGGTCGAGTTCGTCGGGGCCGGGTACAGAGATGACCGCGGTGGCCGGGTCGAGGCCGCTGACCCCGGAGGCCGGGTCAACGGACAGTCGGATGGTGGTTCCGGTTGCGGCGCAGGTGGATTCGACGGTGGCGGGGCGACCGATGATGGCGGGGAACAGCAGGGTGTCGGCGGCGCACCAGGTGTAGAGCTGGTGGCCGTCGACGGTGAACCGGTGCGGGGTGGGATTGAGGGTCAGGCCCCAGCCGAGGATGCGGTGCCGGTCGTCGTATTCGATGTCCGCGGCGGCGGGCGCGTTCTCGACGTCGGCGACGCTGGCGCCGGCGGCGGTAGCGAGCTGTTCGATGGTGATCGGTTCACCGGCCGCGAGCAGCCGCATCGCGGTGCCCATCAGGTTCGTTCCCGTATTGGCGGTGGAGTCGAACAGTGTGTCGACGATGGTGGTGGCGAACGGGTTGGTCGTCATCGCTGGTGTCCCCTCGGAGCGTGTAGTCACGGGTGTGGGATCGAGTGTCGGGCTTGCCACCGCAGGGAAGGTCAAGCGCCGCAGCCGCATGTCCTCGGATCCGGCACCCACGGCGGGGCGGCGGCTCGGTCGTGGCTGGTCGCCCGGGTCAACGCGTCGTGGTGGTGGTGTTCGAACTCGTCGATGCGGCGGCGCTGCTCGTCGAGGTCGCGGATGCGGTCCTCGATCCGGGTCCGGGAGCGGGCCAGTAGTTCGGCCAGCTGCGGTCCGACCGGCCGGGCGCTGTCGTCGCAGGTGGCGGCGAGCTGACGGATTTCGGCCTCCGTGAGGCCGAGGCCGCGCAGGGTGGCGATGACCTCGACGCACCACAGCGCGTGTTCGTCGAAGAGCCGGTATCCGGCCCGGCTGCGGCCGAGGCTGTAGATCAGGCCCAGGTCGTGGTGGCGGCGTAGTACTTTCGCCGGCACTCCGGTGCGGCGGGCCAGGTCTCCGATGGTCATCACCGGTGTGTTCATGACGGCTCGATCCGGTCCTCAGCCCGCGCAGCAGGACAGCTTGGCGACATCGGCGGTGAAGGTTTGGGCGGTGAGTTTCAGCGCTTCGGCCATGGTCAGATACGGCGCCCAGGTGCGGGCGAGCTGGTCGACGGTCATGCCCGCGGTGATCGCGTACCCGGCGGCGGTGATCAGATCCCCGGCACCCTCGGCGACGGCGTGCACGCCTAGCACCCGCCCGGTCCCGGCCTCGGCGACGAGTTTGACCACACCACGGGTGTCCCGGTTGACCAGGGCACGCGGCACGTTCGCACCGGTGAGCAGCCGCGACTCGGTCCGTAATCCGGCTGCGGCGGCTTGGCTGTCGGTGTGGCCGACCGCGGCGATGGCCGGGCTGGTGAATGTCACCCGCGGCAGCGCCGTGTAGTCCAGGGTGCGGCCGGCGTGCCCGAGGGCGTTGCCGGCGGCGAGTGTGCCCTGCGCCGCCGCGACGTACACGAATTGGGGGCCGCCGGCCACGTCGCCCGCGGCCCAGATCCGCGGGTTGCTGCTGCGCTGGTGGGCGTCGACGACGACGGCGCCGCGGTCGTCGGTGCGTACCCCGACCGCCGCCAGATTCAATCCGGGGGTGTCGGGGCGGCGGCCGGTGGCGATGAGCAGCTGGGCGGCCCGCAGTTCGGTGGTGGCCCCGTCGGCGGTGCGGACGGTGACGAGTTTCTCGCCGCCCTCGGCCAGTGCCTTGTCGAGGGTGGCGCCGGTGAGCACGGTGATGGCTTCGTCGGCGAACACCTGCGCGATGGCCCGGGAGATCTCGGGTTCCTCGAACGGCGCCAGCCGATCCAGGGCCTCGATCACCGTGACCCGGGTGCCGAGCCGGGCGAACAACTGTGCCTGTTCGAGACCGATGGCGTTGCCGCCCACCACGATCAGCGACCCCGGCAGGACGTCGAGCTCCATCGCGGTGGTCGAGGTCAGATACCCCGCCTCGGCGAGCCCGTCGGTCGGCGGCGCCCACGGCGCGGCGCCGGTCGCGATCAGGTACTGATCGGCGTCGATCACCCGCGGGCCATCGGCCCCCTGCTCGACCCGCAGCACCGGTGCGTCGGTGGTACCGGTGAAGACGGCGGTTCCCGAGACGATCTCCCAGCCGTAGTCGGCGGCCAGGTCGAGGTACTTCTCGCCGCGAAGCCGGTCGACCAGCGCGTTCTTGCCCGCGATCAGCTCGGCGAAGTCCACCGGTGCCCCGGTCGCCGCCAGCCCCGGGAACCGGTCGGCGCTCGCCGCGGTGTGCCGGGCCTCCGCGGCGGCCAGCAGCGCCTTCGACGGCACGCAGCCCACGTTCACGCAGGTGCCGCCGATCGCGGCGCGCTCGACCATCACCACCCGTTTGCCGAGGTTGACCGCGGCGATGGCGGCGGCGAACGCCGCCGAACCGGAACCGATGATCGCCAGATCGGCGCGCGGGGATGTCGTGGTCACGGCGGGTTCTCCTTGCTGGGGGACTCCGGTCACGGAACAGGTTGCTATTCGCGTTGACGAATATCTCCGGACATCATACTATGCGCTTATCCGAATAGTTCAACTTTCTTCTTGTGGAGGCGATCCCCTTGCCCCGGTCCACGACCGCCGCCGTCACCGCGCCCGGTGGCGAGACGGCCTGCACGCACCTGGATGCGACGGCGAAGTTCTTTCGCGCGCTGTCGGATCCGACGCGGTTGAAGCTGCTGGAGTTCATCTTGGCCGCCGAGCGCACCTCCGCGGAGTGTGTCGAGCATGCCGGGATCTCCCAGCCGCGGGTGTCGGTGCACCTGTCCTGCCTGGCCGACTGCGGTTATGTGACCGCGCGCCGTGACGGCAAGAAGCTGCGCTACTCCGTCGGCGACCCACGCGTCGCGGACCTGGTGATGCTGGCCCGCTCCCTCGCCGCCGACAACGCCGCCGCGCTGACCTGCTGCACCCGCATCGACACCGCTCGTGTGAACGGAGCAGGACATTGATGAACGTACGCAACAACTCCACGGGGATCGGCGGCCCGCTCGCGGTGGTGGGTGCCGCCGTGGCCATGATCGTGTGCTGCGCCGGACCGGCCTTGATCGCGGCCGGTGCGCTCACCGCCCTCGGCGGTGCGCTGCGCAGTTGGGGACCGATCGTGGCCGCCGCGGTGATGGTCCTCGCCGCCGTCGGCTACACCGCGCGCCGTCGTAAGCCGCCGCAGCGAGGGACAGTCCGCGGACTGCTGGGCACCCGCCGATCGCATCAGCCCAACGCGTCGACCGATCGGAGTTCCCAGCCGTGACCACGCCGATCACCCGACGCACGGTGAGCGCGGCGCTCGCCGCCCTGGCGGTCACGGTGCTGGCTGCCTGCGGCACCGACACCGCCTCGCCCCGCGCCGCCACCGACCCCGTCACGGTCACCGCGCTGTCCGGGGCGCCGGTGACCGTGCCCAGCGGCAAGCCGACGGCGATGTTCTTCTTTTCGGTCGGCTGCGGTGAATGCGTGGGCGGCGCGAAGTCGCTGTCGCAGGCTGCGCGACAACTCGGTGACACCGCCGCTTTCGTCCTGGTCGACATGGATCCGGCCGAACCTGCCCAGGTCGTCACCGACTTCCAGCAGCAAACCGGGACCGACACCGTGCCCGCGGTCATCGACACCGATGCGACCCTGACCAAGCGGTACTCCGTGGCCGCCCTGTCGACCCTGCTCGTCGTCGACCCCGGCGGTGCGGTCGCCTACCGGGCCGCCGACCCGTCCGCCGATCAGATCACCGCCGCGCTGGCGAAGGCCGGGGACCGGTGAACGGGCTGCTGGCCTTGGCGTTCACCGCGGGCATGCTCGCCCCGGTCAATCCGTGCGGTTTCGCGCTGCTGCCGGCCTGGATCACCCACACCCTCGGCGACACCGCCACCGAACCGCTCGGGGTACGCACGGCGCGGGCGCTGCGAACCGGCGTCGCTTTTACCCTCGGGTTCGCGGGCACCCTGGCCGTGGCGGGGCTGGCCATCAGCGCCGGTGCCCGCGCGCTGATCAGCGCCGCGCCGTGGCTCGGTCTGGTCGTCGGTGTCGCCCTGGTATTGCTCGGTGTCGTCATGTTCACCGGCCGCGTGCTCGGTCTGCGACTGCCCACCCGAGCGCTGCGCCCGGCCACCGGGCCGGGCGGCACAACCGGGATCGTCCTCGCCGGGATCGGCTACGCCGCGGCGTCGCTGTCGTGCACGTTCGGGGTGCTGCTGGCCGTCATCGCCCAGGCCCAGGCCACCGCGGGCTGGGGTGCGCTGCTCGCGGTGTTCGTCGCCTACACCCTCGGCGCCGCGACGATCCTGCTGCTGGTCAGCCTCGCCGCCGCGGCCGCCGGTACCGCGCTCACCCACCATCTCGCCGCCCTCGCCCGGCACGGCACCCGCATCACCGCGACCGTGCTCATCCTCACCGGCGCCTACCTGGCCTGGTACTGGCTGCCCGCCGTCACCGGCGACACCACCGGCACCAACGGATTCGCGGCCCTGTCCACCACCGCCAGCACCTGGCTGCAGAACCACACACCACTGATGGCGACGATCGCGGCACTGACCGTGCTCACCGCCGCCGTCACCGTCCTCGCTCACCGCATGATCCGGCGCCGCGTTACCGATGCCGCACCCGTCGACTGCTGCACCCCGACGACCGTCATCGAGGAAGGGCGCCCGCAATGACCGAACGCTACGACACCCTCGTGCTCGGCGGCGGAATGTCCGGGCTGCCACTGGCGCTGCGCGCCGCCCGCCACGGCCGGGTCGCCTTCGTCGAGAAGGAACTGCTCGGCGGGACCTGCCTGAACCGGGGCTGCATCCCCACCAAGACGATGATCGCCTCCGCCGCCGTCGCCCATCAGGCCCGCCGCGCCGCCGAGTTCGGCGTCCGCGTCGGCGGTCCGGTCACCGTCGACCTGGCCGCCGTGGTGGAGCGTAAGAACACCCTCGTCGATTCCATCCGGGCCGGATCGTATCGGGCCGTCGAAAAATCCGCCGACCTCGACTTCTACCACGCCGCAGGACAATTCACCGGTAACCGGCGCCTCACCGTCGACGGCACCACCCTGACCGCGGACCGGATCATCCTCGCGACCGGCACCCGCACCACCCTCCCGGCCATCGACGGCTTGGATGCCGTGCCCTACTACACCTCCCGCACGCTGCTCGACCTCACCGAACTACCCGCCCACCTGCTCGTCGTCGGCGGCGGCTACGTCGGCTGCGAATTCGCGCAGATGTTCCGGCGATTCGGCGCCGAGGTCACCATCGTCCAGCGCGCCGACCGGCTGCTGCCCGGGGAAGACCCCGACATCAGCGCCGCCGTCGCCGACGGCATGACTGCCGACGGCATCACTGTCGCGACCGCCACCACCTGTACTCACGCCGCCGGGACGGCCGGCAACATCCGGATCGGCTGCACCGGCACCGAGACCGCCGAGATCACCGGCAGCCACCTGCTGCTCGCCACCGGGCGCACCCCCAACACCGACGCCCTGGGCCTGGAACACCTCGACCTGCAACCCGACCCGCACGGCTTCCTCACCGTCGGCGACACCCTGAACACCTCCGCCGACAACGTGTGGGCGATCGGCGACCTGCGGGGCGGGCCGATGTTCACCCACACCGCCCGCGACGACGCCGACATCGTCTACCGCACCGTCTACCGCGACCAGGACCGCACCACCACCGGACGTGTCGTGCCGCACGCGGTGTTCACCGACCCCGAAGTCGGAGCCGTCGGCCTGACCGAACCCGCCGCCCGCGCAGCCGGCTACGACGTGATCATCGGCCGCCAGAACTTCACCGGCGTTGCCAAAGCACGCGCCATCGGCAACACCCGCGGCCTGGTCAAATTCGTCGCCGACGCCGCCACCGACCGGATCCTCGGCTGCCACATCGCCGGACCCGACGGCGGCGACCTCGTCCACGAAGCCGTCATCGCCATGACCTGCGGCGCCACCTACGGCCAACTCGCCGCCGCCATCCACATCCACCCCACCCTCGCCGAAGCCGTCAACGCCGCCGCCGGCGGCGTCCACCGACCCGCCGCCGACTGATCCCACAGATAACACCCTGTTATCTGTGGCACCATGAAACCCGGCCTGCGACGACTCCGCTCCGGCGGTGCGCGAAGCGGCCCTGTTATCTGTGGCAAGCAGGCCAGGGAGGTCACAATGTTGTCGTCCGGGATCACCGTCCGCGCCGCCGGCGACGGCTTCCTCGACTCGATCCGCTCCCCGAACACCCGCCGCTCCTACGCCATCGCCGTCGATAAGACCACCGCCAGGCTCGGCGAGGCCCGGCCGCTGGCCAATGTCGCCGACGACGAGATCGGCGAAACCCTGGAAACTTTGTGGGGCGAGGCGGCGGTCAACACCTGGAACGCCCGCCGCGCCGCGGTCGCGTCTTGGCTGGCGTGGTGCCGCGAGCACGGACACCTCGCCCCGGCGGTCCCCGCGTGGGTGAAACGCTCCACCCCGCCGGACTCGGCCACCCCGGTGCGCTCGCGCACCGCGATCGACCGGCTCATCACCCGCCGCGACATCGACCTGCGGGATAAGACGCTGTGGCGGATGCTCTACGAAACATGCGCCCGCACCGAGGAACTGCTCCAGGTCAACATCGAAGACCTCGACCTGGCCGGGCGGTGCTGCCCGGTGAAGTCCAAGGGCGCCAAGCCCCGCACCCGCCGCCGCGGCGCCGCCCATCACGAGTACGCGCACGAGCTCGTGTACTGGGACGCGGGTACCGCCCGGCTCCTGCCACGCCTCACCAAGGGCCGCACCCGCGGACCGCTGTTCGTCACCCACCGCCGACCCGGACCCCGCAAAGCCGTCGCCGACCGCGACATCTGCCCCGACACCGGCCTGGCCAGGTTGTCCTACGGCCAG belongs to Mycobacterium sp. SMC-4 and includes:
- a CDS encoding TlpA disulfide reductase family protein, yielding MTTPITRRTVSAALAALAVTVLAACGTDTASPRAATDPVTVTALSGAPVTVPSGKPTAMFFFSVGCGECVGGAKSLSQAARQLGDTAAFVLVDMDPAEPAQVVTDFQQQTGTDTVPAVIDTDATLTKRYSVAALSTLLVVDPGGAVAYRAADPSADQITAALAKAGDR
- a CDS encoding cytochrome c biogenesis CcdA family protein; this encodes MNGLLALAFTAGMLAPVNPCGFALLPAWITHTLGDTATEPLGVRTARALRTGVAFTLGFAGTLAVAGLAISAGARALISAAPWLGLVVGVALVLLGVVMFTGRVLGLRLPTRALRPATGPGGTTGIVLAGIGYAAASLSCTFGVLLAVIAQAQATAGWGALLAVFVAYTLGAATILLLVSLAAAAAGTALTHHLAALARHGTRITATVLILTGAYLAWYWLPAVTGDTTGTNGFAALSTTASTWLQNHTPLMATIAALTVLTAAVTVLAHRMIRRRVTDAAPVDCCTPTTVIEEGRPQ
- a CDS encoding NAD(P)/FAD-dependent oxidoreductase codes for the protein MTERYDTLVLGGGMSGLPLALRAARHGRVAFVEKELLGGTCLNRGCIPTKTMIASAAVAHQARRAAEFGVRVGGPVTVDLAAVVERKNTLVDSIRAGSYRAVEKSADLDFYHAAGQFTGNRRLTVDGTTLTADRIILATGTRTTLPAIDGLDAVPYYTSRTLLDLTELPAHLLVVGGGYVGCEFAQMFRRFGAEVTIVQRADRLLPGEDPDISAAVADGMTADGITVATATTCTHAAGTAGNIRIGCTGTETAEITGSHLLLATGRTPNTDALGLEHLDLQPDPHGFLTVGDTLNTSADNVWAIGDLRGGPMFTHTARDDADIVYRTVYRDQDRTTTGRVVPHAVFTDPEVGAVGLTEPAARAAGYDVIIGRQNFTGVAKARAIGNTRGLVKFVADAATDRILGCHIAGPDGGDLVHEAVIAMTCGATYGQLAAAIHIHPTLAEAVNAAAGGVHRPAAD
- a CDS encoding site-specific integrase, giving the protein MLSSGITVRAAGDGFLDSIRSPNTRRSYAIAVDKTTARLGEARPLANVADDEIGETLETLWGEAAVNTWNARRAAVASWLAWCREHGHLAPAVPAWVKRSTPPDSATPVRSRTAIDRLITRRDIDLRDKTLWRMLYETCARTEELLQVNIEDLDLAGRCCPVKSKGAKPRTRRRGAAHHEYAHELVYWDAGTARLLPRLTKGRTRGPLFVTHRRPGPRKAVADRDICPDTGLARLSYGQARALLDAATATNGPGTGWDLHELRHSGLTHLGEAGASLLELMAKSRHRKPDNLRRYFKPSPAAMRGITSLLGPDRGHR